Within the Acinetobacter radioresistens DSM 6976 = NBRC 102413 = CIP 103788 genome, the region TGGTTCAGCGCCCAGCTCAAGCGCCTTTTTATAAGCCTTTGCAGCATCTTTAGTTTTAAAACCCATAGCACAGGCAGAAGGGCCATGCTCATTAAAGAAATAAGATGCGTATGATTCTGGCTGATAGTTTAAAATAATATTGATATTGCCTTGGCGCCATAAATAAACATTCTTAGACTTGTGGCGGGCTACTTTAGTAAAACCAATCGTTTGAAACACCTGATCTAGTTCACCATCCTTCGATACGAATTCAATGAAAGCAAATCCGCAGAGTTCTAAAGGATTTTCTAAAACGTTCATACAACTTCCTCTTGTTGTGTTCAAAAGCCTGTTCAGCTTTTGCCTTCTACCTGAAATTATTTTTAATTCTGAACATGAATCCGGATTGGAAATATAGAAATACTCAAATATGTTTTTCTACTCTTAAGCATCCGAGCCTGTTACAGAGTTAAAATTTTTAGTGAAATTTTCAGAATGTCCCATAATTAATTCTATTGCTTATTTCCATGCCCTAGATAAATTACAGACTACATCCCATTTGTTTCAATGATACTCAAAACAAAAAGTTATGCAATACATAATTAAATTATGTAGTCTGTAATTTGGGCAATAATTATATAAGTTCATGTTGAGGCAAAACAGGCTAAAAATTCTTCCTTATAGAGTTTATCAATTGTTTTATCTAGGTTTTATTCATTAAATCTTAATCATAAATAGAAGTTTATTTAATAATAAATAATTTTTTTAGTTTAAGTTCTTGTCAAAGAAACAATGTACGCGTATTTTAGAAAATAGATATTTTCTCAAACATTGGTACAAGATGTTAAAGCAACCTGAACTTATGAACGCATATTATTATTTCTGGCAGTTTAAATGATTGCCTGAATGCGTTCGGGCAAATAAAGGTTGCCCATCAAAATTAAAACCTGATCGGCAAACCTGATCAGGTTTTTTTATGTCTTATAGATTGATAATTATGGAGCTTCCCTCATGTATACATTTAACTTTACTTATTTTGGCAATTTTTATTGGTTTTATTTTGGCCCGCACATGCAATCGCTTAGATCTCTTACGCTCAAATAAATCATCGGACTGAAATAAACAGTCCAGAGGAATAACCAATGAATGCTCTCAATACTGCTTTAAACCAATCGGCTACAACAGAAAAAACTTTAAGCCTGCCTCATCAATTAAAAGCACAATATTCTTTATCTCCTGCATTAGCCCGGCAAGTTGCTGAGCATCGTACAACTATACAAAATATTCTTTCAGGCGAAGACTCTCGTCTTATGGTAATTACAGGACCTTGTTCTATTCATGATCCGGTTGCTGCACTCGAATATGCCCAAAAATTAAAACAGCTCCAAACTAAAATTTCAGACCAGATTTTTCTGGTCATGCGCGCTTATATTGAGAAACCTCGTACTACGGTCGGCTGGAAAGGGTTTTTATATGATCCACATTTAAATGGTTCTTCAGACTTGCAGTCAGGCTTAGAGCAATCCAGAGCTTTATATCTGCAACTCATCAGTATGGGTTTACCTATTGCGAGCGAAATTTTAAATCCGATGGCTACGGCATATTTTGATGACCTATTGGCTTGGGGAGCCATTGGCGCACGAACCAGCGAATCACAAATTCATCGAGAAATATCCAGCCATATGCCGTACAGCATTGGTTTTAAAAATGGTACCGATGGTTCAATTCAAATCGCACTAGATGCCATACAGTCAGCCAGAAACTCCCATCAGTTCATGGGTATGAGCCAAAATGGCTTACCTTGTATGTTAAACAGTCTGGGTAACAAGTTACCACATTTGATATTACGTGGTGCAAATTCAGGCCCTAATTATGACCTTGCATCAATTGAACGGATACGTGCCTGTCACAAAGCTGTGCTTCCACCTTTAGTTATTGATTGCAGTCATGGCAACAGTTCTAAAAATCCTTTATTACAGACCTCAGTACTCCAGCAAATTATTGCTGAGCGTAGTGAAACTGATGTACGGGGAGTAATGCTGGAAAGCCATCTTGTAGATGGAAACCAAGCAATCTCCTGTAATATGATATATGGTCAGTCAGTCACAGACGGTTGCTTGGGATGGGATAAGACATCTGCCTTGTTGCTTTCTGTTGCAGAGCAGATGCGCTATGAATGTGTAGTATAAAATATAAATAAGAGCAGGGGCCCGTATACTTAAAGAATACGGGCTATATCTGTAAATTTAGGGTTGTAGGGGGTTCTGTCTGTCTACAACAATCTTATAAAATATCAAGCTTAAAGCGATAATAAAAGCACAAAGCAGGTACATCACCGTATAGCCGTACAATGCAACTACATAGCCTAGTAATACAGCCCCTAATGCTATCCCTGTATCATATAAAGTAAAGAAGGTTGAAGTCGTATGGCCAATACGATATCTAGGCGAACGCTGGATTGCCAAAGTTTGTAAACAGGGCTGAAGTGAGCCGAAACCCATACCGATAAATATTGCACTGATCATTAGACCGGTTAAAGTTTCAATCTGGCTAAGAAGTATCAAACCGATAATAAAAAGAATGATAGATGGATAAATAATGATATTTGGGCCTTTAATATCATACAGTCGGCCAGTAAATGGACGAATACTCATCATAGCCACAGCAAATACTACAAAAAACAATCCAGCAGAGCTGAGTAAGCCTTTAGTTTCAGCAAAAGTTGAAATATAAGACATAATACTAGAGTAACCAAATGCCAGGAGCATAACCATCAGGGAAGCGGGTAAAGCACGTTTTTCAACAAAATCCTGTAAGCTGATTTTCTTTTTCTCAGTAACTTCAGGTGATTTTTTAATTTCGCGAATGGGGATAAGCAGGCAGAAAGCAAAGCCTAGACAAATAATGGTTGCTAAAATCAGCGCGACGGTAGTGTAGCCTAATGGTTGAATCAAGCTAAGCCCTAAAAGTGGACCCAGCACCAGCCCCAAGTTTATTGACATAATAAAATAGCCCATGCCTTCGCCTTTACGTTTTTCTGGAATGAAGTCATTGGCAATCGGTACACAAACCGTAGTAAGAATACTAAACCAGATACCATGCAGAAAACGGATAACCAGCAGAACACTAAGATTGTCTGCCAGAAGATAAGCGAATGAAAAAAGACAAAAAATCAGCTCAGAAACTAAAAAGGTCTTTTTCTTGCCAAATTTTTCAATGATTAAGCCACTAAATGGTCGCACTACAATAGAAGAGACCATAAATAGAGTCATGGCTAAACCAGCCTGAGCTACAGTACCATTCAGGTCACTTATAATATAAACGGGTAGTACTGCAGTTTGTGCGAAATAAAATATGAACAAAAACATGTTATTGAATAAGCAAAAAATAAAGAACTTATTCCATAACTGAGAGGAGTCTATGGATGCCATGATAAACCTATAATAACCGGGAGAGCATGACTTGAGACGTAGAGAAATTGATATTTTTTATAATAGGAAAAGAGGGAGATAAATAAAAAGTAAATACGTCATAAAGTCATATAACCTGTAAATTATAAGTGAAAGTATGTAAATTGTATAGAGACGATGAACTAAAGCAAGATTATGAGAAATAGCGATTAAGCTACATATGATATATAAATACAAAAACAGCTTCTTCTACAGTGTATGAGTGAATCTCAAGTTATGTAAAAGAAGCTGATGAAATTAATTTTTAAAGTCCAGCTTCATAAGCTGTATTAGAAAGTAATGTGTCTACATCTTGCATATTATCTGGACGAATTTTATAGATCCATCCCTTACCATACGGATCTTCATTGATAAAGTCTGGATCATCTTCAAGTGCAGAATTGATTTCTACAACTGTGCCTGAAACTGGTGCATGAATATCAGAAGCAGTTTTTACGGATTCGACCACACCAGCCTGTGCACCTGCTGTAATCTGACTGCCAACCTCTGGCATTTCTACATAGACCAGGTCACCTAAAGCATCTTGAGCGTGGTCGGAAATACCAGTAACCACAAGATCACCTACAATTTTTACCCATTCATGTGTACTTGCATACTTCAGTTCCGAAGGATGATTCATGCCGATTCCTCAAAAAGTTTTAAAGCATTTTTGCTTTGTGTTATACAGGTTTTTGTTTAAAAACTAAAGTCTATAAATACGGATCTTTACGCCAATTACTAGGACTGCGGCCGCTCCAGCGCTTAAAGGCACGGCTAAAATTGGCAACGTCAGAATAGCCCAGCTCGTCGGCAATCTGTTCAAGGGTATAGTCAGTCCGTGAGAGAAGTGATGTAGCATGCCGGTAGCGCACTTCATCAACCAGACTAGAAAAAGAGGTGCCCTCAGCAGCCAGCTGGCGTTTTAAGGTACGGTCTGACATATGCAACCGATCGGCCACGCTTTCTATACTAAGATAGTGCTGTTCTGAATGAGTGAGGATATCACGCACCCGCATGGCCAGACGTCGGCGTTCACCCAAAGCAGAAAGTTCAGCTTCACACTGGTTAATTGCGATTTGACTGGCAATCGGGTCAGCATTAACCATCTGTAAACCCAGAAACTTTTTATCAAAGCTGGAAAGTATGTGTGGCTGATTAAAACGGAAATGATGTGAAGGCATTTTGGCTAAATAGCGGTCAAATCCTTCAGGTTTGGCAAAATCAAAATCAATTTCTCCTTCAAGGTTATTAATGCCAGTAATAGCCTTGGCCATACTGATAATACCAATAGTCAGGGCAAGAATAATTTCGGTCCTTAAAGGTTCAAGTTGTATGTCACACTGTAATTGCAGGGTTGCCTTATCACCAAAAGTAGAAAAATAAAGCTGTAGAAAGGGCATACGAAGTTGAATAAAACGTGCAGCAAGAACCAGGGCTTCAGATATATTGCTGGCTGTCATGATTGCATAGCCAATAAAGCCATGAATTGAAATTCGCATTTGGGTACCAAGATGGTAGCCTAAAGATTGCTCGCCTGTAATTTTTAAGGCATGTTTTATCAGTTCGTTGGCAAGAGGAGTTGGAATACGGTAATCCGGGTGTGCGAGCTGTTCACTACTAAAATGAAAGGGGGCAAATAAAGTCTCTGCGCTATAGCCCCAGCGTGACACCACATCTAGCAATAACAGGCCATATACCCCTGGAATACCCACATCTTGCCGGGATGAAATTATCTCCATGCGCTATCCATTGCTCTCATGCTTTCCAACGTGCTGTTTACATCTTGGCATGAAATTAAACTTTAAACTAGAAGAATTGTTGGACAAATCAGTTGCTTAATTTTCAATTGCTGCTTTTTTAAATACTACTATTTTTGTAGTAGAGATTAATAGGAGATCCTGAAATTGGTTATAAGCCTGAGTGACATAAGTAACAATACCCCGATCATTTTTAGTTCTGGATGGAATGATTGCTGTAATTTCGACTTCAACATGAATGAGATCTCCCGGTCTGGTAGGCTTGGGCCAACGTAAACTGGTTTCGGTACCAATTAAACCGCCTGCTACCGGAAAGCACTCTGTCCATAAATGCATGGTAATTGCAGAGGTGTGCCAGCCACTTGCGGCCAGACCTTGAAAAACAGGATGCCGGCTTGCTTGCTCTTCATCCAGATGAAAAACCT harbors:
- a CDS encoding 3-deoxy-7-phosphoheptulonate synthase — encoded protein: MNALNTALNQSATTEKTLSLPHQLKAQYSLSPALARQVAEHRTTIQNILSGEDSRLMVITGPCSIHDPVAALEYAQKLKQLQTKISDQIFLVMRAYIEKPRTTVGWKGFLYDPHLNGSSDLQSGLEQSRALYLQLISMGLPIASEILNPMATAYFDDLLAWGAIGARTSESQIHREISSHMPYSIGFKNGTDGSIQIALDAIQSARNSHQFMGMSQNGLPCMLNSLGNKLPHLILRGANSGPNYDLASIERIRACHKAVLPPLVIDCSHGNSSKNPLLQTSVLQQIIAERSETDVRGVMLESHLVDGNQAISCNMIYGQSVTDGCLGWDKTSALLLSVAEQMRYECVV
- a CDS encoding MFS transporter — translated: MASIDSSQLWNKFFIFCLFNNMFLFIFYFAQTAVLPVYIISDLNGTVAQAGLAMTLFMVSSIVVRPFSGLIIEKFGKKKTFLVSELIFCLFSFAYLLADNLSVLLVIRFLHGIWFSILTTVCVPIANDFIPEKRKGEGMGYFIMSINLGLVLGPLLGLSLIQPLGYTTVALILATIICLGFAFCLLIPIREIKKSPEVTEKKKISLQDFVEKRALPASLMVMLLAFGYSSIMSYISTFAETKGLLSSAGLFFVVFAVAMMSIRPFTGRLYDIKGPNIIIYPSIILFIIGLILLSQIETLTGLMISAIFIGMGFGSLQPCLQTLAIQRSPRYRIGHTTSTFFTLYDTGIALGAVLLGYVVALYGYTVMYLLCAFIIALSLIFYKIVVDRQNPLQP
- the gcvH gene encoding glycine cleavage system protein GcvH, whose protein sequence is MNHPSELKYASTHEWVKIVGDLVVTGISDHAQDALGDLVYVEMPEVGSQITAGAQAGVVESVKTASDIHAPVSGTVVEINSALEDDPDFINEDPYGKGWIYKIRPDNMQDVDTLLSNTAYEAGL
- a CDS encoding AraC family transcriptional regulator, with the translated sequence MEIISSRQDVGIPGVYGLLLLDVVSRWGYSAETLFAPFHFSSEQLAHPDYRIPTPLANELIKHALKITGEQSLGYHLGTQMRISIHGFIGYAIMTASNISEALVLAARFIQLRMPFLQLYFSTFGDKATLQLQCDIQLEPLRTEIILALTIGIISMAKAITGINNLEGEIDFDFAKPEGFDRYLAKMPSHHFRFNQPHILSSFDKKFLGLQMVNADPIASQIAINQCEAELSALGERRRLAMRVRDILTHSEQHYLSIESVADRLHMSDRTLKRQLAAEGTSFSSLVDEVRYRHATSLLSRTDYTLEQIADELGYSDVANFSRAFKRWSGRSPSNWRKDPYL
- a CDS encoding MaoC family dehydratase, giving the protein MPYLEDLHIGDRFISREYEMTTEEIKKFATQYDPQVFHLDEEQASRHPVFQGLAASGWHTSAITMHLWTECFPVAGGLIGTETSLRWPKPTRPGDLIHVEVEITAIIPSRTKNDRGIVTYVTQAYNQFQDLLLISTTKIVVFKKAAIEN